The Edaphobacter sp. 12200R-103 genome contains a region encoding:
- a CDS encoding bifunctional (p)ppGpp synthetase/guanosine-3',5'-bis(diphosphate) 3'-pyrophosphohydrolase yields MAFVNPASTKPGIQAPPEGQSSSPAPGAKIEPKAAPLAVAGKAGARGGVPVPKVAAETNESSASHLAGLAAADIRTIDEKFQKLLDTVHENRPADDLEIIRKAWAFCLQQHEGQKRASGEPYVIHPLEVGQVLAELKMDSTAIAAGLLHDAVEDTDVTSAEIAKRFGEQVAHIVEGVTKLDKIKFANREDHQAENIRKMLLAMVTDVRVVIIKLADRLHNMRTLEHLKPEKQQKIARETMEIYAPLAHRLGMGKLRGELEDLAFRYTDAFAYEQLSHEVDALRGAGEEFLKKIVTRLEQKLREFKIEGRVEWRIKRLYSIQQKLQDQKIPVDQVYDLLAIRVITHSVQDCYALLGLLHSIWRPVPGRIKDFIAMPRPNLYQSLHTTLIAEGGHQFEVQIRTEDMHRVAEEGIAAHWKYKAEDNVSAKDEQRLAWVRQLMEWQREMTDPNEFMSTLKIDLYPEEVYTFTPKGKVVVLPKDASPVDFAYAIHTEVGNTTVGAKVNGRIVPLRTRLKNGDIVEITTQVGHNPSRDWLSFTKSSKARNKIKHWLNEHQRQRAMEIGRKLLDREARKYKLALNKYTAADYERVAGEYGLTSDAELLAGVGFGKYSSRQVLNKLEPGSTAAPEPAQPEAGTVANTVGQMSDAVKRVYFGRGSESLQVEGQDDLLVYRARCCNPIRGEEIIGYVTRGKGVAVHARSCPNVQNLLYESDRRIQVEWAPMPSDSGNTPSKAQTYPVKITIVCEDRSGLLKEFTAIISEDGTNIRSMDSKGATDSGEAMVDFVVETVDVRHLNKMVERLRRVPGVREVHRVQKI; encoded by the coding sequence ATGGCATTCGTAAATCCGGCCTCCACGAAGCCTGGAATCCAGGCGCCGCCTGAGGGCCAGTCATCGAGTCCAGCACCCGGAGCCAAGATTGAGCCCAAAGCGGCTCCTCTGGCGGTGGCTGGCAAGGCTGGTGCACGTGGGGGAGTGCCTGTCCCGAAGGTTGCTGCGGAGACGAATGAGAGCTCTGCCTCACACCTGGCCGGGCTGGCGGCCGCCGATATCAGGACCATCGACGAAAAATTTCAGAAGCTGCTGGATACCGTGCATGAGAATCGCCCGGCGGATGACCTTGAGATCATCCGCAAGGCATGGGCCTTCTGCCTGCAGCAGCACGAAGGACAGAAGCGCGCCTCCGGCGAGCCGTATGTAATTCATCCTCTTGAGGTTGGCCAGGTACTCGCCGAGCTGAAGATGGATTCGACCGCCATCGCGGCGGGCCTGCTGCACGACGCGGTCGAAGATACCGATGTCACCTCGGCGGAGATCGCCAAGCGCTTCGGAGAGCAGGTCGCCCACATCGTCGAGGGCGTCACCAAGCTGGACAAGATCAAGTTCGCCAACCGCGAAGACCATCAGGCCGAGAACATCCGCAAGATGCTGCTCGCCATGGTGACGGACGTTCGCGTGGTCATCATCAAGCTGGCCGACCGGCTGCATAACATGCGCACGCTGGAGCACCTGAAGCCCGAAAAGCAGCAGAAGATCGCCCGCGAGACGATGGAGATCTACGCTCCGCTGGCGCACCGGCTGGGCATGGGCAAGCTACGCGGCGAGCTCGAAGATCTCGCCTTCCGCTACACAGACGCCTTTGCCTACGAGCAGCTCTCGCATGAGGTCGATGCGCTGCGCGGCGCCGGTGAGGAGTTCCTGAAGAAGATCGTTACGCGCCTGGAACAGAAGCTGCGCGAGTTCAAGATCGAGGGCCGTGTGGAGTGGCGCATCAAGCGCCTCTACTCCATCCAGCAGAAGCTGCAGGACCAGAAGATTCCCGTCGACCAGGTGTACGACCTGCTGGCGATCCGGGTCATCACCCACAGCGTGCAGGACTGCTACGCTCTGCTGGGCCTTCTGCACTCCATCTGGAGACCGGTTCCGGGCCGCATCAAGGACTTCATCGCGATGCCGCGGCCCAACCTGTACCAGTCGCTGCACACCACGCTGATCGCCGAGGGCGGACACCAGTTCGAGGTGCAGATCCGCACCGAGGACATGCATCGCGTGGCCGAAGAGGGCATCGCAGCGCACTGGAAGTACAAGGCCGAAGACAACGTCAGCGCCAAGGACGAGCAACGCCTCGCCTGGGTGCGTCAGCTGATGGAATGGCAGCGCGAGATGACCGACCCCAACGAGTTCATGTCGACCCTGAAGATCGACCTGTACCCGGAGGAGGTTTACACCTTTACCCCCAAGGGCAAGGTGGTCGTGCTGCCCAAGGATGCAAGCCCGGTGGACTTCGCCTATGCCATCCACACCGAGGTCGGCAACACGACCGTGGGGGCGAAGGTCAATGGCCGCATCGTTCCTCTGCGCACCAGACTGAAGAACGGCGACATCGTCGAGATCACGACGCAGGTCGGGCACAACCCCAGCCGCGACTGGCTGAGCTTCACCAAGAGCTCCAAGGCGCGCAACAAGATCAAGCACTGGCTGAACGAGCATCAGCGCCAGCGCGCCATGGAGATTGGCCGCAAGCTGCTGGATCGCGAGGCCCGCAAGTACAAGCTGGCGCTGAACAAGTACACTGCGGCCGACTACGAGCGGGTCGCGGGCGAATATGGGCTGACGAGCGATGCCGAGCTTCTGGCCGGAGTCGGCTTCGGCAAGTACTCCTCGCGGCAGGTGCTCAACAAGCTCGAGCCGGGATCGACCGCGGCTCCCGAGCCGGCCCAGCCCGAAGCCGGAACCGTCGCCAACACCGTCGGCCAGATGTCGGACGCGGTCAAGCGCGTCTACTTCGGCAGGGGTTCCGAGTCTCTCCAGGTCGAGGGACAGGACGATCTGCTGGTCTATCGCGCGCGCTGTTGTAACCCCATTCGCGGCGAGGAGATTATCGGTTACGTTACGCGCGGCAAAGGCGTGGCGGTTCACGCAAGAAGCTGTCCCAACGTGCAGAACCTGCTTTACGAGTCGGACCGTCGCATCCAGGTCGAGTGGGCGCCGATGCCGTCGGACTCAGGAAATACTCCTTCCAAAGCGCAGACCTACCCCGTCAAGATCACCATCGTCTGCGAAGACCGCTCCGGTCTGCTCAAGGAGTTTACGGCGATCATCTCCGAAGACGGCACCAACATCCGCAGCATGGACTCAAAAGGCGCCACAGACTCCGGCGAAGCGATGGTCGACTTTGTCGTGGAGACGGTGGACGTCCGCCACCTGAACAAGATGGTTGAGCGGCTGCGCCGGGTCCCTGGAGTCCGCGAGGTCCACCGCGTCCAGAAGATCTAA
- a CDS encoding multicopper oxidase family protein, giving the protein MIYKHNHFTRRNVLKFSGMAAMASALERLPALAQSAPDHTLNIAPYSLEVSRRKFVKTIAYNQQVPGPLLRLKEGVPVTIEVANHSSDDEIVHWHGLFLPPEVDGAMEEGTPHIAPGASARYTFTPEPSGFRWYHTHTFAGRNMKKGLYSGQFGFLYVDPRDNPARYDQEFFLALHDWNATMVGSDDGSMSPIYDYSTINGKTLGFGEPLRVKEGQRIVLQIVNTSATEPHWLALSGHRLRVIALDGNRVPSPQAVEMLHLSPAERVSVEVEMNNPGVWVLGEVRKHVMATGMGIVVEYAGRSGKPVWNQPRTLEWDYLRFGTTEASSQAGEPSAELKESVIPLTFESKFEGHGAMDRWMINGRSFPQTETVKLGFGQRYRLLFKNKSMDDHPVHLHRHSFELRRLAGRETRGMMKDTILVKAGTEAEVTFTANQSGLTLFHCHQQDHMDMGFMMLFRCS; this is encoded by the coding sequence TTGATTTACAAGCATAACCACTTCACACGACGAAATGTCCTGAAGTTCTCCGGGATGGCCGCCATGGCCTCGGCGCTGGAACGGCTTCCCGCTCTTGCACAGTCTGCTCCCGATCACACCCTCAACATCGCTCCGTACTCGCTGGAGGTATCCCGTCGCAAATTCGTTAAGACCATTGCCTACAACCAGCAGGTCCCAGGGCCGCTGCTGCGCCTGAAGGAAGGCGTGCCCGTCACCATCGAGGTAGCCAACCACTCCAGCGACGACGAGATCGTGCACTGGCACGGCTTGTTTCTGCCCCCGGAAGTCGATGGAGCGATGGAGGAAGGCACGCCTCATATCGCTCCTGGGGCCTCGGCACGCTACACCTTTACTCCGGAGCCCTCGGGTTTCCGCTGGTATCACACCCATACCTTCGCCGGACGCAATATGAAGAAAGGCCTCTACTCGGGACAGTTCGGATTTCTGTACGTCGATCCCCGCGACAATCCAGCACGCTACGATCAGGAGTTCTTTCTGGCCCTGCATGACTGGAACGCAACCATGGTCGGCAGCGATGACGGCTCCATGAGCCCCATCTATGACTACTCCACGATCAACGGGAAGACTCTCGGCTTCGGCGAGCCGCTTCGTGTCAAAGAGGGGCAGCGAATCGTTCTGCAGATCGTCAACACCTCCGCAACGGAGCCGCACTGGCTGGCGCTGTCAGGTCACAGGCTGCGCGTGATTGCGCTGGACGGCAATCGCGTCCCTTCTCCCCAGGCGGTAGAGATGCTTCATCTCTCTCCTGCCGAACGTGTGTCGGTCGAGGTGGAGATGAACAATCCCGGCGTGTGGGTGCTGGGTGAGGTCCGCAAGCACGTGATGGCCACGGGGATGGGCATCGTCGTGGAGTATGCCGGACGATCCGGAAAGCCGGTCTGGAATCAACCGCGGACGCTGGAGTGGGATTACCTGCGCTTCGGGACCACGGAGGCGAGTTCGCAGGCGGGAGAACCTTCAGCGGAGCTTAAGGAATCTGTGATCCCCTTAACGTTCGAGTCGAAGTTTGAGGGGCACGGCGCCATGGACCGATGGATGATCAATGGGAGGTCGTTCCCACAGACGGAGACCGTAAAACTTGGATTCGGCCAGCGGTATCGACTGCTCTTCAAAAACAAGAGCATGGATGACCATCCCGTCCATCTGCATCGGCACAGCTTTGAGCTACGCAGGCTGGCCGGCAGGGAGACACGGGGCATGATGAAAGACACTATCCTGGTCAAGGCAGGCACGGAGGCAGAGGTTACATTTACAGCGAATCAGTCGGGCCTTACACTGTTCCACTGCCATCAGCAGGACCATATGGATATGGGTTTCATGATGCTGTTCCGCTGTTCCTGA
- the trpB gene encoding tryptophan synthase subunit beta, producing MVNPAGPVRSAVGRFGVYGGRYVPETLMAALEELEAAYADAQKDPAFQAELDDLLHNYCGRPTPLYYAKRLSEQLGGAKIYLKREDLLHTGAHKINNALGQGLLARRMGKQRIIAETGAGQHGVATATVCALLGMDCVVYMGEEDMRRQELNVYRMRLLGAEVRGVSAGSATLKDAISEAMRDWVTNVRTTFYILGSALGAHPYPTIVRDFHRVISKEAKRQMLEQEGKLPTAIVACVGGGSNAIGAFYEFLGDTNVQLIGVEAGGRGTALGEHAARFQKVGGGIPGVLQGTFSYVLQNDAGQIALTHSVSAGLDYASVGPEHAMLHDSGRATYTSATDDEALKATVTLARTEGILPALESAHAVAEAIKLAPKMAKSDVLMVNLSGRGDKDMGILSRELDLTSVGAKG from the coding sequence ATGGTGAACCCGGCAGGACCAGTGCGGTCTGCGGTGGGGCGTTTCGGGGTCTACGGCGGGCGGTATGTTCCCGAGACCCTGATGGCAGCGCTCGAAGAGCTGGAAGCAGCCTATGCGGATGCCCAGAAGGACCCGGCCTTTCAGGCTGAGCTGGACGATCTGCTGCACAACTACTGCGGTCGGCCCACGCCGCTCTACTACGCAAAGCGCCTGAGCGAACAGCTGGGCGGAGCGAAGATCTACCTCAAACGCGAAGACCTGCTCCATACCGGCGCTCACAAGATCAACAATGCACTCGGCCAGGGCCTTCTGGCCCGGCGCATGGGCAAGCAGCGCATCATCGCCGAGACGGGAGCCGGTCAGCATGGAGTAGCGACTGCCACTGTCTGCGCTCTGCTGGGCATGGATTGCGTGGTCTACATGGGCGAAGAGGACATGCGCCGCCAGGAGCTGAACGTCTACCGCATGCGCCTTCTGGGCGCGGAGGTGCGCGGCGTCTCGGCGGGTTCGGCCACCCTGAAGGACGCTATCTCCGAGGCGATGCGCGACTGGGTCACCAACGTCCGCACCACCTTCTATATCCTCGGCTCGGCCCTGGGAGCCCACCCCTACCCCACCATCGTGCGCGACTTCCACCGCGTCATCAGCAAAGAGGCGAAGCGCCAGATGCTGGAGCAGGAGGGCAAACTGCCGACAGCCATCGTGGCCTGTGTCGGCGGCGGATCGAACGCCATCGGAGCCTTCTACGAGTTCCTCGGCGACACCAACGTGCAGTTGATCGGCGTCGAAGCAGGAGGACGCGGAACGGCACTCGGCGAGCACGCTGCACGATTCCAGAAAGTAGGTGGCGGCATTCCCGGCGTCCTGCAGGGAACCTTCAGCTATGTGCTGCAGAACGACGCGGGACAGATCGCGCTGACGCACTCTGTGAGCGCGGGTCTCGACTACGCCAGCGTCGGCCCGGAGCACGCCATGCTGCACGACTCAGGCCGCGCCACCTACACCTCGGCCACGGACGATGAAGCCCTGAAGGCGACCGTCACGCTCGCACGGACTGAAGGCATCCTTCCCGCGCTGGAGAGCGCTCACGCAGTCGCCGAGGCCATCAAGCTGGCTCCCAAGATGGCGAAGAGCGATGTCCTGATGGTGAATCTCTCCGGGCGCGGCGATAAGGACATGGGGATTCTGTCGCGAGAGCTCGATCTGACAAGCGTAGGAGCGAAGGGATAG
- the trpA gene encoding tryptophan synthase subunit alpha → MPIEFKQKPGLVVYLTAGDPDLATTRDIALAAIDNGADVIELGVPFSDPLADGPVIQRASERSVAKGTRLTDVLGVAAELRKARPQAGIILFSYLNPVLRLGLSDFCAKAAESGADGVLLTDMIVEEAAEYLEAMRANRLAPVFLAAPTSPDARLKAIAENSQGFVYAISRTGITGTQSHLTSDASQVVTRLRQFTKLPIAVGFGVSNADHVKAVGEFADAAVIGSAIVQLIEKTEPAQAAAAVGKFVAGLRA, encoded by the coding sequence ATGCCGATTGAGTTCAAGCAAAAGCCGGGCCTGGTCGTTTACCTCACCGCTGGCGACCCCGATCTCGCAACGACACGCGACATTGCATTAGCCGCCATCGACAACGGCGCTGACGTCATCGAGCTTGGCGTACCTTTCAGCGATCCTCTCGCCGACGGCCCGGTCATCCAACGCGCCAGCGAGCGTTCTGTTGCAAAAGGCACGCGGCTGACCGATGTCCTTGGGGTAGCCGCAGAACTTCGCAAGGCACGCCCGCAGGCAGGCATCATCCTCTTCTCCTACCTCAATCCCGTTCTGCGCCTCGGCCTTAGTGATTTCTGCGCAAAAGCTGCCGAATCCGGCGCCGACGGTGTTCTGCTGACCGACATGATCGTCGAGGAGGCCGCCGAGTATCTCGAAGCCATGCGCGCGAACAGGCTCGCCCCAGTCTTTCTGGCTGCTCCCACATCGCCCGACGCCCGGCTGAAGGCGATTGCGGAGAACTCGCAAGGGTTCGTCTACGCCATCTCGCGTACCGGAATTACGGGCACGCAGTCGCATCTGACCAGCGATGCGTCCCAGGTAGTCACCCGGCTGCGGCAGTTTACGAAGCTGCCGATCGCTGTCGGCTTCGGGGTCTCGAATGCAGATCACGTCAAAGCCGTCGGAGAGTTTGCCGATGCCGCGGTGATCGGTTCGGCGATCGTGCAGCTGATTGAAAAGACCGAACCGGCCCAGGCTGCGGCCGCGGTGGGCAAGTTCGTTGCGGGGTTGCGCGCATGA
- the pheA gene encoding chorismate mutase encodes MEISDWRQKIDELDEQIVRLINQRAEAAKAIGQLKQKSSLPVYEPKREQHVFEHVRQANPGPLSNQEIVDIYERVIDVMRAIQKHD; translated from the coding sequence ATGGAGATCTCTGACTGGCGGCAAAAGATCGACGAACTGGACGAGCAGATCGTTCGCCTTATCAATCAGCGTGCCGAGGCCGCAAAGGCGATTGGTCAGCTCAAGCAGAAGAGCAGCCTTCCCGTCTACGAGCCAAAACGCGAGCAGCACGTCTTTGAGCACGTCCGCCAGGCCAACCCGGGCCCACTGTCGAACCAGGAGATCGTGGACATCTACGAGCGCGTGATCGACGTCATGCGCGCGATCCAGAAGCACGACTAG
- the aroF gene encoding 3-deoxy-7-phosphoheptulonate synthase — MIVAMQDSATEEHIQRVIERMVELGFNVHRTTGAAQTILAGVGTPDHFDVAEFKVLSGVHDAYRISSPYKLAGRNFRPEGTRIKFANGVVIGGEEVVVMAGPCSVESREQILLSAKQVAAAGAKFLRGGAYKPRSSPYSFQGMGVEGLKLLREVADETGLLVITEVMEISQIEIMLPYIDVFQIGARNMQNFNLLRELGHVRKPCLLKRGIAATIEEVLLSAEYILSGGNYDLMLCERGIRTYETATRNTMDISAIPVLKKLTHLPVLADPSHGVGIRDMVPAMALASVAAGADGLLMEMHPNPDKAMSDGAQSMYPEQLEKLVAQLRQLAPVVGRSVA, encoded by the coding sequence ATGATCGTAGCAATGCAGGATTCGGCAACAGAAGAACATATACAACGTGTGATCGAGCGAATGGTCGAGCTCGGTTTCAACGTCCACCGCACCACCGGAGCCGCCCAGACCATTCTGGCCGGCGTGGGAACCCCGGATCACTTCGACGTGGCTGAGTTCAAGGTGCTGAGCGGCGTTCACGATGCCTATCGCATCTCCTCGCCCTACAAGCTCGCCGGACGCAACTTCCGCCCCGAAGGCACCAGGATCAAGTTCGCCAACGGTGTCGTGATCGGCGGAGAAGAGGTCGTCGTCATGGCGGGCCCGTGCTCGGTGGAATCGCGCGAGCAGATCCTTCTCTCGGCTAAACAGGTTGCTGCTGCAGGCGCAAAGTTCCTGCGCGGCGGAGCCTACAAGCCCCGCAGCTCGCCCTACAGCTTCCAGGGTATGGGCGTGGAAGGCCTCAAGCTGCTGCGCGAGGTCGCCGACGAGACCGGTCTGCTGGTCATCACCGAGGTCATGGAGATCTCGCAGATCGAGATCATGCTGCCCTACATCGACGTCTTCCAGATCGGCGCGCGCAACATGCAGAACTTCAACCTGCTGCGCGAGCTCGGCCATGTCCGCAAGCCCTGCCTGCTGAAGCGCGGCATCGCCGCCACCATCGAAGAGGTTCTGCTGAGCGCGGAATACATCCTCTCCGGCGGCAACTACGACCTGATGCTCTGCGAGCGCGGCATTCGCACCTACGAGACCGCGACCCGCAACACGATGGACATCTCGGCCATCCCCGTCCTTAAGAAGCTGACTCACCTTCCCGTCCTCGCCGATCCTTCGCACGGCGTCGGTATCCGCGACATGGTTCCCGCCATGGCTCTGGCCTCGGTTGCGGCCGGTGCAGACGGTCTGCTGATGGAGATGCACCCCAATCCCGACAAGGCCATGAGCGACGGCGCACAGAGCATGTACCCCGAGCAGCTTGAAAAGCTGGTGGCACAGCTCCGGCAGCTTGCACCGGTCGTCGGACGTTCGGTGGCATAA
- a CDS encoding prephenate dehydrogenase, translating into MAAGMMERVLIIGTGLIGASTGLALRAAGFGGRIDGWDQSLLELRAALEMGAVDGVAGNQWGALELARQADVILLAVPVLAIKDWMKQLSEVTEQGQLITDVGSTKLEITELAAELFGRENQACFLAGHPMAGKESGGALLAEAGLFQGAMWLFTPGPGEPSAMEKEWRSWVSFFGTRTLDMDPRRHDEMCAWVSHLPQMLSTAFAALLEDRFGDAPEIAAIGGRALRETTRLGASPYSMWRDVALTNTEPIAETLLALEQRLAHVRENLRTPELREEFALANQFRVHR; encoded by the coding sequence ATGGCAGCAGGCATGATGGAACGTGTCCTCATCATCGGAACGGGCCTGATCGGCGCATCGACCGGTCTGGCCCTGCGCGCCGCCGGCTTCGGCGGCCGCATTGACGGATGGGACCAGAGCCTGCTGGAGCTGCGGGCCGCGCTTGAGATGGGAGCCGTCGATGGAGTCGCCGGCAACCAGTGGGGCGCGCTCGAACTCGCCCGGCAGGCCGACGTTATCCTGCTGGCCGTTCCTGTGCTTGCCATCAAGGACTGGATGAAGCAACTCTCCGAGGTCACCGAGCAGGGCCAGCTGATCACCGACGTTGGCAGCACCAAGCTCGAGATCACCGAGCTTGCCGCAGAGCTGTTCGGTCGTGAGAACCAGGCCTGCTTTCTCGCCGGGCACCCGATGGCAGGCAAGGAGTCCGGCGGCGCTCTGCTGGCCGAAGCCGGCCTGTTTCAGGGGGCGATGTGGCTCTTCACACCGGGGCCGGGCGAGCCCTCCGCGATGGAGAAGGAGTGGCGCAGCTGGGTCAGCTTCTTCGGCACCCGCACACTCGACATGGATCCCAGACGGCACGATGAGATGTGCGCCTGGGTCAGCCATCTTCCGCAGATGCTCTCAACGGCATTCGCCGCGTTGCTTGAGGACCGCTTCGGCGACGCACCCGAAATCGCAGCCATCGGCGGCCGCGCCCTGCGCGAGACGACCCGCCTGGGAGCAAGCCCCTACAGCATGTGGCGTGACGTAGCCCTGACCAACACCGAACCCATCGCTGAGACGCTTCTGGCGCTCGAGCAACGGCTGGCCCATGTACGCGAGAATCTGCGCACGCCAGAGCTGCGCGAAGAGTTTGCTCTCGCAAACCAGTTTCGTGTGCACCGATAA
- a CDS encoding threonine ammonia-lyase, translating to MSLTERAAHSTSSISLADVAAARERLRDAIYFSPCAHSRVLSELTGQQIFLKLENLQMTGSFKERGALNRIALLTPEEASRGVVAASAGNHAQGVAYHATSRGIRSIIVMPLATPLVKVTATRNFGAEVVLHGANYDEAYEEARRICSAQNMTFIHPFDDPAVMAGQGTIGLELLEQIPDLEAVVVPIGGGGLIGGVACAIKESRPGIKVVGVQTSRLPSMAVAVEQHRPVTIPPATTIADGIAVRRAGEFTLPVIERCVDQIVTVDEDEIASAILVLLEREKTLAEGAGAAGLAALLQKRTSLNGARTAVVIGGGNIDVTLLSRIIERGLVQDGRMIRLRIHLLDKPGALAELTKLIAHHRVNIVDTLYNRAYYGVNLGDTTIDITLETRGRGQVEELLGALDAGGYIYSRVV from the coding sequence TTGAGTCTGACCGAACGAGCAGCACACAGCACTTCAAGCATCAGCCTGGCTGATGTCGCCGCTGCGCGAGAGAGGCTGCGCGACGCCATCTACTTCTCGCCCTGCGCGCATTCCCGCGTCCTTTCGGAACTGACCGGACAGCAGATCTTCCTCAAGCTCGAAAACCTGCAGATGACCGGCTCCTTCAAAGAGCGCGGTGCATTGAATCGCATTGCTCTTCTCACTCCCGAAGAAGCTTCGCGCGGAGTAGTCGCAGCCTCCGCAGGCAACCACGCGCAGGGCGTCGCCTATCACGCCACCTCGCGCGGCATTCGCTCCATCATCGTCATGCCGCTCGCGACTCCGCTGGTCAAGGTGACGGCTACGCGCAACTTCGGCGCCGAGGTTGTGCTGCACGGCGCCAACTACGACGAGGCCTACGAAGAGGCGCGGCGCATCTGCTCTGCGCAGAACATGACCTTCATCCACCCGTTTGACGATCCCGCCGTCATGGCCGGCCAGGGAACCATCGGCCTTGAACTGCTCGAGCAGATTCCGGACCTTGAAGCCGTGGTCGTCCCCATCGGAGGAGGCGGCCTGATCGGCGGCGTCGCCTGCGCCATCAAGGAATCGCGTCCCGGAATCAAGGTCGTCGGCGTGCAGACCTCGCGGTTACCCTCGATGGCTGTCGCGGTCGAGCAGCACCGTCCGGTCACCATTCCTCCGGCAACCACGATTGCGGACGGCATCGCGGTGCGCCGCGCCGGCGAGTTTACGCTGCCCGTGATCGAGCGCTGCGTCGACCAGATCGTCACCGTCGATGAAGACGAGATCGCCTCCGCCATCCTCGTCCTGCTGGAGCGCGAAAAGACGCTGGCCGAAGGTGCCGGAGCCGCCGGACTTGCCGCGCTGCTGCAGAAGCGCACCTCGCTCAACGGCGCTCGTACCGCCGTCGTCATCGGCGGAGGCAACATCGACGTCACCCTGCTCAGCCGCATCATCGAGCGCGGTCTGGTGCAGGACGGTCGCATGATCCGCCTGCGCATCCACCTTCTCGACAAACCCGGCGCACTCGCCGAGCTGACGAAGCTGATCGCGCACCACCGTGTCAACATCGTGGACACGCTCTACAACCGTGCCTACTACGGTGTGAACCTGGGCGACACCACCATCGACATTACGCTGGAGACACGCGGTCGCGGACAGGTAGAAGAACTGCTCGGCGCACTCGACGCCGGGGGCTACATCTACTCGCGCGTGGTCTGA
- a CDS encoding DinB family protein has protein sequence MTEPVLTASEALQWNQATNAAWRKLLAEQPEILSLPCDIMQVSTVAQLLQHIVAVEVRYAERILGLPETEYADVPYDSVEAIYATHDRAMELYRRALDSATDWGEQIKFQTRSAGVLLTSRKTVLFHALFHSVRHYAQLGTLVRQHGYRTGWYGDYLFMDVRPL, from the coding sequence ATGACAGAGCCGGTACTGACTGCCAGTGAGGCGCTCCAGTGGAATCAGGCGACCAACGCGGCATGGCGCAAGCTGCTCGCCGAACAGCCTGAGATCCTCTCGCTTCCGTGTGACATCATGCAGGTCTCCACCGTGGCGCAGCTTCTGCAGCACATTGTTGCAGTGGAGGTGCGGTATGCGGAGCGCATCCTCGGCCTGCCGGAGACGGAGTATGCGGATGTTCCATACGACTCGGTAGAAGCGATCTATGCGACGCATGATCGAGCCATGGAACTCTATCGCCGGGCACTTGATTCCGCGACCGATTGGGGAGAGCAGATCAAATTCCAGACGCGGAGTGCGGGCGTGCTGCTGACGTCACGCAAGACGGTTCTCTTTCATGCGCTCTTTCACAGCGTCCGGCATTATGCACAGCTGGGCACTCTGGTTCGGCAGCATGGTTATAGGACGGGTTGGTATGGGGACTATTTGTTTATGGATGTGAGACCGCTGTAG
- a CDS encoding VOC family protein — protein MDPQHGLTAILPCNDLNASEAFYRKLGFARADGSSDFESTYRILSDGKGGHLHLVDAVKGWLIPGRNPFGLYLYTPDVDELALRLADRILEAKKQPEDKPWGMYEFSVSDPDETLVRVGWPTRLRK, from the coding sequence ATGGACCCACAGCATGGCCTTACGGCGATTCTGCCCTGCAACGACCTGAATGCCTCGGAGGCGTTCTACCGGAAGCTTGGTTTTGCGCGGGCGGATGGTTCGAGTGATTTTGAATCGACGTATCGCATCCTGAGCGACGGCAAGGGCGGTCATCTGCATCTGGTCGACGCCGTGAAGGGATGGCTTATTCCGGGTCGTAATCCATTTGGGCTTTACCTCTACACTCCCGATGTCGATGAGCTGGCATTACGGCTGGCCGACAGGATTCTGGAGGCGAAGAAGCAGCCGGAGGACAAGCCGTGGGGTATGTATGAGTTTTCCGTCAGCGATCCTGACGAGACGCTGGTGCGGGTCGGCTGGCCGACGCGGCTGCGGAAATGA